A region of Micromonospora sp. WMMD882 DNA encodes the following proteins:
- a CDS encoding NUDIX hydrolase, with protein sequence MTERVRAILLTPTDGWLVFRRTRPDRDVYWSLPGGGVEPDDPDRRAALLREVREEVGGTARIHSLRYVLDTPAGRQYLYLCRIDTWCEADRTGAEFSDPTAGGYLLETRRLDHRTLAAITLSPPGLADLLAADLRRSDGDLFRLPGLPEGPD encoded by the coding sequence GTGACGGAACGGGTCCGCGCCATCCTCCTCACCCCGACCGACGGATGGTTGGTGTTCCGGCGTACCCGACCCGACCGGGACGTCTACTGGTCCCTGCCGGGCGGGGGCGTGGAGCCCGACGATCCCGATCGCCGGGCCGCGCTGCTGCGGGAGGTACGCGAGGAGGTGGGCGGCACGGCCCGGATCCACAGCCTCCGGTACGTCCTGGACACGCCGGCCGGCCGCCAGTACCTCTACCTCTGCCGGATCGACACGTGGTGCGAGGCGGACCGGACCGGGGCGGAGTTCAGCGACCCGACGGCGGGCGGGTACCTGCTGGAGACCCGGCGACTGGACCACCGGACGCTGGCCGCGATCACCCTGAGCCCACCCGGTCTGGCCGACCTGCTCGCCGCGGACCTGCGCCGGTCCGATGGCGACCTGTTCCGCCTGCCGGGCCTGCCGGAGGGCCCGGACTGA